From Mannheimia pernigra, one genomic window encodes:
- the epmA gene encoding elongation factor P--(R)-beta-lysine ligase encodes MNNLQLDNIDWQPTASIPHLIQRSKIIAELRKFLTDRGILEVETPILSEFSVTDVHLSTFSTQFLSPFSSEAKTLHLMTSPEYHMKRLLAAGSGPIFQICKVFRNEESGKHHNPEFTMLEWYRPHFDMYRLINEVDDLLQQILDCEPAESFSYQFIFQTHIGLDPLSATKAQLVEKARKQGLQCEEDESRDTLLQFLFSEMVEPNIGQERPTAVYHFPSTQAALAQISSEDHRVAERFEFYYKGLELCNGFHELDDASEQIHRFEQDNLQREKIGLEPQQLDIRFLAALKAGFPNCSGVALGVDRLLMLAMNAERIEDVISFGIEKA; translated from the coding sequence ATGAATAATTTACAACTCGACAACATTGATTGGCAGCCAACAGCTTCAATCCCTCATCTAATCCAACGCTCAAAAATCATAGCGGAATTACGTAAATTTCTTACCGATCGTGGTATTTTAGAAGTAGAAACCCCAATTTTAAGTGAGTTCTCGGTGACTGATGTACATCTTTCTACGTTCAGTACACAATTTTTATCACCGTTTAGCAGCGAGGCGAAAACACTCCATTTGATGACTAGCCCTGAATATCATATGAAACGTTTACTTGCTGCCGGTAGCGGACCTATTTTCCAAATTTGCAAAGTGTTTAGAAATGAAGAATCCGGTAAACACCACAACCCCGAATTTACTATGTTGGAATGGTATCGTCCGCATTTTGATATGTATCGCCTAATCAATGAAGTAGATGATTTACTACAGCAAATTTTAGATTGCGAGCCTGCAGAATCGTTTAGCTACCAGTTTATATTCCAAACCCATATTGGATTGGATCCGCTTTCCGCCACTAAAGCTCAATTAGTTGAAAAAGCCAGAAAACAAGGTTTGCAATGTGAAGAGGATGAAAGCCGTGACACCTTATTGCAATTTTTATTCAGTGAAATGGTAGAACCCAATATCGGGCAAGAGAGACCCACTGCCGTTTATCATTTCCCATCCACCCAAGCCGCATTAGCACAAATAAGCTCGGAAGATCACCGTGTTGCTGAACGTTTTGAATTTTATTACAAAGGCTTAGAACTCTGTAACGGCTTCCACGAATTAGATGATGCCAGTGAACAAATTCACCGCTTTGAGCAAGATAACTTACAACGAGAAAAAATAGGGCTTGAGCCACAACAACTAGATATTCGTTTCCTAGCTGCACTCAAAGCAGGTTTTCCAAACTGTTCGGGGGTAGCACTTGGAGTGGATAGGCTATTAATGCTTGCGATGAATGCCGAAAGAATTGAAGATGTTATCTCTTTTGGTATCGAAAAAGCATAA
- the prmA gene encoding 50S ribosomal protein L11 methyltransferase — protein sequence MAWVQIRLNSTNKQAEEISDFLTEIGAVSVTFMDSQDTPIFEPLPGETRLWGNTDVVGLFDAETDMKAIVEALIISTLVTPDFSHKIEQIEDKDWEREWMDNFHPMQFGKRLWICPSWREVPDPNAVNVMLDPGLAFGTGTHPTTSLCLQWLDGLDLEGKTVIDFGCGSGILAIAALKLGAKQAIGIDIDPQAILASQNNAEANGVSERLQLFLAKDQPKDLQADVVVANILAGPLKELAPNIITLVKSKGNLGLSGILSTQAESVCEAYSSHVNLDPVVEKEEWCRITGRKIL from the coding sequence ATGGCTTGGGTACAAATTCGTTTAAACAGCACAAACAAACAAGCTGAGGAAATCAGCGATTTTTTAACAGAGATTGGGGCAGTGTCTGTCACTTTTATGGACAGCCAAGACACACCGATTTTTGAACCGCTCCCAGGGGAAACTCGCTTATGGGGTAATACTGATGTAGTCGGCTTATTCGATGCAGAAACTGATATGAAAGCGATAGTGGAAGCGTTAATTATCAGCACACTGGTTACGCCTGATTTCAGCCATAAAATTGAGCAAATCGAAGACAAGGATTGGGAACGAGAGTGGATGGATAATTTCCATCCAATGCAATTTGGTAAACGCTTATGGATTTGCCCAAGCTGGCGTGAAGTGCCAGACCCAAATGCAGTGAATGTAATGCTCGACCCTGGTTTAGCCTTTGGTACTGGCACACACCCAACCACCTCACTTTGCTTACAATGGTTAGATGGTTTAGATCTAGAAGGAAAAACCGTGATCGACTTCGGTTGTGGCTCAGGTATTTTAGCAATTGCTGCACTTAAACTCGGTGCAAAACAAGCAATCGGAATTGATATCGACCCTCAGGCAATCTTAGCTAGCCAAAATAATGCGGAAGCAAACGGTGTTTCAGAACGCTTGCAGCTCTTTTTAGCCAAAGATCAGCCAAAAGATTTACAAGCTGATGTCGTCGTGGCAAATATTTTGGCTGGCCCTTTAAAAGAGCTTGCACCTAACATTATTACCCTTGTAAAATCAAAGGGTAATTTAGGATTATCGGGCATTCTCTCTACACAAGCTGAATCCGTTTGCGAGGCTTATTCTAGTCACGTCAACCTTGACCCAGTAGTAGAAAAAGAAGAGTGGTGTAGAATTACGGGTAGAAAAATATTGTAA
- a CDS encoding methyltransferase family protein — MFKLKIPPPLLFLLCTALMLLIKRFLPAYLPDYRHIVILILGTFIIIMAVIIAVLAVITIRKAKTTMSPFLLQNTTQMVTWGIYSKSRNPMYLSLLLGLIAWAIWLGSIWVWFVLPLFIWLITYFQIKPEEQILTQKFGQRYLDYSRQVRRWW, encoded by the coding sequence ATGTTTAAATTGAAAATACCGCCACCACTTTTATTTCTTCTCTGTACGGCATTAATGTTGTTAATTAAGCGATTTTTACCTGCCTATTTGCCAGATTATCGACATATTGTGATATTAATCTTGGGCACTTTCATCATAATTATGGCGGTAATAATTGCAGTATTAGCAGTTATTACGATACGAAAAGCAAAGACGACAATGAGCCCCTTTCTGCTACAAAATACGACCCAAATGGTTACTTGGGGAATTTACAGCAAAAGCCGAAACCCAATGTATCTTTCATTACTTTTAGGTTTAATTGCTTGGGCGATATGGCTTGGTTCAATTTGGGTATGGTTTGTTTTGCCTCTATTTATCTGGCTGATAACCTATTTTCAAATTAAACCAGAGGAACAAATCCTCACCCAAAAATTTGGGCAGCGTTATTTAGATTATTCAAGGCAAGTCAGGCGTTGGTGGTAA
- the frdC gene encoding fumarate reductase subunit FrdC, with protein MSATKRRPYVRGMKASWWKKLDFYKMYMVREATCLPTVWFCIVLFYGAVALSKGTFATDFVDFLQNPLVVMLNIISLAAMLYHAATLYVMTPEVMSVIVKGKRLPASVGRNILWAATAAISLIALILVYL; from the coding sequence ATGTCAGCGACAAAACGTAGACCTTATGTTCGAGGAATGAAAGCAAGTTGGTGGAAAAAACTCGATTTCTACAAAATGTATATGGTACGCGAAGCGACCTGTCTTCCAACAGTTTGGTTTTGCATCGTTTTATTTTATGGAGCCGTTGCATTAAGCAAAGGCACATTTGCAACTGATTTTGTAGATTTCTTACAAAACCCACTTGTGGTGATGTTAAATATTATCTCCCTTGCGGCAATGCTTTACCACGCGGCTACACTTTATGTAATGACACCTGAAGTGATGTCAGTGATAGTAAAAGGCAAACGCTTGCCCGCTTCTGTAGGAAGAAATATTCTTTGGGCAGCCACAGCGGCTATTAGCTTAATTGCATTAATCCTAGTTTATCTTTAA
- the hemG gene encoding menaquinone-dependent protoporphyrinogen IX dehydrogenase, with protein MKTLILYFTTDGQTKKIAERLADVITHEVELISLKDQAVDFAQKMANVDQVVIGASIRYGHFSPLVYQFIEQHYAMLNEKKTAFYGVNLTARKANRNTPTTNTYIRNFLAKVKWQPNYVEVIAGALFYPRYRFIDRMMIRFIMKVTKGETDVSKEYEYTNWQQVEEFGKKLSDQLI; from the coding sequence GTCAAACGAAAAAGATTGCTGAGCGACTAGCGGATGTGATCACACACGAAGTGGAGCTGATCTCCCTTAAGGATCAAGCGGTCGATTTTGCCCAAAAAATGGCAAATGTTGATCAAGTTGTGATTGGTGCCTCCATTCGTTATGGACATTTTAGTCCGTTGGTTTATCAATTTATCGAACAGCATTATGCTATGTTAAATGAAAAGAAAACGGCATTTTATGGCGTAAATCTGACCGCTCGCAAAGCAAATCGTAACACACCTACCACTAATACTTATATACGTAACTTTTTGGCTAAAGTGAAATGGCAACCAAACTATGTTGAAGTGATTGCTGGGGCGTTGTTCTACCCACGCTATCGTTTCATTGACCGTATGATGATTCGCTTTATTATGAAAGTAACTAAAGGCGAAACAGACGTCAGTAAAGAGTATGAATATACGAATTGGCAACAGGTGGAAGAGTTTGGCAAAAAATTAAGCGATCAGTTAATTTAA
- a CDS encoding BCCT family transporter, whose translation MNLIKKLQAGSTFKAPIFLPSVLFVGFVAVFCIVFPQTAQTSLDAIKNILFQNFSWFYIFAGSIFFLFLIFLSFSRLGDIKLGADTDEPEFSFSSWIAMLFAAGMGIGLMYFGVAEPILHYLKPVQENLTESERMKEAMITTFYHWGIHAWAIYGVIALALAYFGFRYKLSLTVRSGFYPLLKHRISGFWGHVIDVMALCSTIFGLTTTLGFGVMQVSAGFNSLGLIQNSGFVVLAVMVTVAMVLAVFSAISGVGKGVKILSEINLILAGLLLLFVIITGPTLFLFSSFTENLGYYFSSLLELSFRTFAYEPEHQGWLSGWTVLYWAWWASWAPFVGLFIAKISKGRTVREFILGVLFVPSLFNILWMTSFGGSAIWFDQQTTGALAAVSANTEQLLFTFFEQLPFGSIASFIAVLVISIFFVTSADSGIFVLNSIASQGDENAPKWQTILWGVILAVLALSLLYSGGLSSLQTMTLIIALPFTFIMLILCFGLWKGLMVDHQYFNKKFSQGSQHWAGKDWKQRLEKIVNPSKQQDVRHFFIKVARPAFLELIEEFESYGLTAKMNFTNDTNPKLEFEVIKENLRNFIYGIESVPRQLSDLVVGDENLPNIEENTIYEPITYFLDGREGYDVQYMTKEELIADVLQQYERFINLAMDNSHNLMTADVNHLD comes from the coding sequence TTGAATTTAATAAAAAAATTACAAGCAGGAAGTACCTTTAAAGCACCGATTTTCCTTCCTAGCGTACTTTTTGTAGGCTTTGTTGCGGTGTTCTGTATTGTATTTCCTCAAACTGCGCAAACCTCGCTTGATGCGATCAAAAATATCCTTTTTCAAAACTTTAGTTGGTTCTATATTTTTGCTGGCTCCATCTTTTTTCTTTTTCTGATATTCCTTTCATTTAGCCGATTAGGTGATATTAAATTAGGTGCAGATACTGATGAACCTGAATTTTCTTTCAGCTCTTGGATTGCTATGTTATTTGCTGCTGGTATGGGTATCGGATTAATGTACTTCGGCGTTGCTGAACCAATTCTACATTACCTAAAACCTGTTCAAGAAAATTTAACTGAATCAGAGCGGATGAAAGAAGCGATGATTACCACCTTCTATCACTGGGGGATTCATGCTTGGGCAATTTATGGTGTGATTGCTTTAGCATTAGCTTATTTTGGTTTTAGATATAAATTATCTCTCACCGTTCGTTCTGGATTTTATCCACTATTAAAACATCGAATCTCGGGCTTTTGGGGACATGTTATTGATGTTATGGCCCTTTGTAGTACCATTTTCGGCTTAACTACGACACTCGGTTTTGGGGTAATGCAAGTGAGCGCAGGCTTTAATAGCTTAGGGTTAATTCAAAATAGTGGTTTTGTCGTGCTTGCAGTGATGGTAACAGTTGCAATGGTATTAGCGGTATTTTCTGCGATCTCAGGGGTTGGCAAAGGTGTTAAAATCTTAAGTGAAATTAACCTAATCCTGGCTGGGTTACTGCTCCTGTTTGTGATTATAACTGGTCCAACGCTATTCCTTTTCTCAAGCTTCACTGAGAACTTAGGTTATTATTTTAGCTCATTATTAGAGCTCAGCTTCCGTACCTTTGCTTACGAGCCTGAACACCAAGGGTGGTTAAGTGGCTGGACAGTTCTCTACTGGGCATGGTGGGCTTCTTGGGCACCATTTGTCGGCTTATTCATCGCAAAAATCTCAAAAGGTAGAACTGTTCGTGAATTTATTTTAGGTGTATTGTTCGTTCCATCACTCTTTAATATTTTATGGATGACTAGCTTTGGTGGCTCAGCCATTTGGTTCGATCAACAAACCACTGGGGCATTAGCGGCAGTTAGTGCAAATACAGAACAATTACTCTTTACGTTCTTTGAGCAATTACCATTTGGGAGCATCGCGTCTTTCATTGCGGTTTTAGTCATCTCAATTTTCTTTGTCACTTCGGCAGACTCAGGTATTTTTGTGCTTAATAGCATTGCCTCACAAGGCGATGAAAACGCACCAAAATGGCAAACAATACTTTGGGGTGTAATATTGGCTGTATTGGCATTATCGCTACTTTATTCAGGTGGATTATCATCTCTTCAAACAATGACGTTGATTATCGCTCTGCCATTTACCTTTATTATGCTAATCTTATGTTTCGGACTATGGAAAGGCTTAATGGTCGATCATCAATATTTCAACAAAAAATTCTCTCAAGGTAGCCAACATTGGGCAGGTAAAGATTGGAAACAACGCCTGGAGAAAATCGTCAATCCAAGCAAACAGCAAGATGTTCGCCACTTCTTTATTAAAGTTGCTAGACCAGCATTCCTTGAGTTAATTGAAGAGTTTGAAAGCTATGGTTTAACTGCAAAAATGAATTTTACTAACGATACAAACCCTAAGTTAGAGTTTGAAGTAATAAAAGAGAATTTACGCAATTTCATCTATGGTATTGAGAGTGTTCCTCGTCAATTGTCTGACTTAGTTGTTGGTGATGAAAATTTACCGAATATTGAAGAAAACACGATTTATGAACCTATCACTTACTTCCTAGATGGTCGAGAAGGTTATGACGTGCAATATATGACGAAAGAAGAGTTAATTGCTGATGTACTACAACAGTACGAACGCTTTATCAATTTAGCAATGGATAACTCACACAACTTAATGACTGCCGATGTAAATCATTTAGACTAA
- the frdA gene encoding fumarate reductase (quinol) flavoprotein subunit yields MQSVNFDVAIIGAGGGGLRAAIAAAEANPNLKIALISKVYPMRSHTVAAEGGSAAVIKETDSYDNHFNDTVGGGDWLCEQDVVEYFVEHSPIEMTQLERWGCPWSRREDGEVNVRRFGGMKIERTWFAADKTGFHILHTLFQTSIKYPNIVRFDEHFVLDILTDNGEARGCVAMNMMEGTFVQINANAVVIATGGGCRAYRFNTNGGIVTGDGLSMAYRHGVALRDMEFVQYHPTGLPNTGILMTEGCRGEGGILVNKDGYRYLQDYGLGPETPIGKPENKYMELGPRDKVSQAFWQEWRKGNTLKTAKGVDVVHLDLRHLGEKYLLERLPFICELAKAYEGVDPAKAPIPVRPVVHYTMGGIEVDMNAETSIKGLFAVGECASSGLHGANRLGSNSLAELVVFGKVAGENAARRALDLTSRIQPQIDAQAQDVLARLYALANQEGNESWSDIRNQMGDAMEEGCGIYRTQESMEGAVNKIQELKERYKNISVKDKSSVFNTDLLYKIELGFILDVAQSIACSAVERKESRGAHQRLDYIERDDVNYLKHTQAFYNTDGVPTIKYSDVKITKSQPQKRVYGAEAEAQEKAKKAAEAQMKQ; encoded by the coding sequence ATGCAAAGTGTTAATTTTGATGTGGCGATTATCGGTGCTGGTGGCGGTGGCTTACGTGCGGCTATTGCTGCGGCGGAGGCAAATCCAAACCTGAAAATTGCTTTAATTTCAAAAGTTTACCCAATGCGTAGCCATACAGTAGCGGCAGAAGGGGGATCGGCTGCGGTAATTAAAGAGACCGATTCTTATGACAATCACTTTAATGACACTGTAGGCGGTGGCGACTGGTTGTGTGAACAAGATGTTGTAGAATATTTTGTTGAGCATTCTCCAATTGAAATGACGCAGCTAGAGCGTTGGGGGTGTCCTTGGAGTCGTCGTGAAGATGGTGAAGTAAACGTTCGTCGCTTCGGTGGAATGAAAATTGAGCGTACTTGGTTTGCAGCAGATAAAACAGGTTTCCACATTTTACATACTTTATTCCAAACGTCGATTAAATATCCAAATATCGTGCGTTTTGATGAGCATTTCGTATTAGATATTTTAACAGACAATGGTGAAGCTCGTGGTTGTGTGGCGATGAATATGATGGAAGGCACATTTGTTCAAATCAATGCAAACGCAGTGGTTATTGCAACGGGCGGTGGTTGCCGTGCTTATCGTTTTAATACTAACGGTGGTATTGTAACAGGTGATGGTTTATCAATGGCGTATCGTCATGGTGTGGCTCTGCGTGATATGGAGTTTGTTCAATATCACCCAACAGGCTTACCAAATACAGGAATTTTAATGACAGAAGGTTGTCGTGGTGAAGGCGGTATCTTAGTGAACAAAGATGGCTACCGTTATTTGCAAGATTATGGTTTAGGGCCTGAAACACCAATTGGTAAACCCGAAAACAAATATATGGAATTAGGTCCACGTGATAAAGTTTCTCAAGCATTTTGGCAAGAGTGGCGTAAAGGTAATACCTTAAAAACCGCAAAAGGAGTAGATGTTGTTCATTTAGATTTACGTCATTTAGGCGAAAAATACTTACTTGAGCGTTTACCATTTATTTGTGAATTAGCGAAAGCATACGAAGGGGTTGATCCTGCTAAAGCGCCTATTCCTGTTCGTCCTGTGGTTCATTACACAATGGGCGGTATTGAAGTGGATATGAATGCAGAAACTTCAATTAAAGGCTTATTTGCTGTGGGCGAATGTGCATCATCAGGCTTACACGGTGCAAATCGTTTAGGTTCTAACTCATTAGCGGAATTAGTCGTATTCGGTAAAGTAGCTGGTGAAAATGCGGCTCGTCGTGCGTTAGATCTGACTTCTCGCATTCAGCCACAAATTGATGCACAAGCACAAGATGTATTAGCTCGCTTATATGCCTTAGCGAACCAAGAAGGTAATGAATCTTGGTCTGATATTCGTAACCAAATGGGCGATGCAATGGAAGAAGGCTGTGGTATCTACCGTACACAAGAAAGTATGGAGGGGGCGGTGAATAAAATCCAAGAGTTAAAAGAGCGTTATAAAAATATCAGCGTGAAAGATAAATCAAGCGTTTTTAACACCGATTTACTCTACAAAATTGAGTTAGGCTTTATCTTAGATGTGGCTCAATCTATTGCTTGTTCTGCGGTGGAACGTAAAGAATCTCGTGGTGCACACCAACGTTTAGATTATATTGAGCGTGATGATGTAAACTACTTGAAACATACCCAAGCATTTTATAATACAGATGGTGTACCAACCATCAAATATAGTGATGTGAAAATTACGAAATCACAGCCACAAAAACGTGTGTATGGTGCAGAAGCAGAGGCACAAGAAAAAGCGAAAAAAGCAGCAGAAGCTCAGATGAAACAATAA
- the frdD gene encoding fumarate reductase subunit FrdD gives MSLDQNPKRSNEPPVWLLFSAGGMISALFFPVVIFIIGLLLPFGLVSPDNIIAFAHTYIGKLTIMILAIFPMWAGMHRIHHGLHDLKVHTPAGNVIFYGLSILYTILVIIAVVQI, from the coding sequence ATGAGTCTTGATCAAAATCCAAAACGTTCAAATGAACCACCTGTCTGGTTACTATTTAGTGCTGGCGGTATGATAAGTGCATTATTTTTCCCTGTGGTCATTTTTATTATTGGCTTATTGCTTCCATTTGGTTTAGTCTCGCCTGATAATATTATTGCATTTGCCCATACTTACATTGGAAAATTGACCATTATGATATTAGCGATTTTCCCAATGTGGGCAGGTATGCACCGTATCCATCACGGATTACACGATCTGAAAGTACATACTCCAGCGGGTAATGTGATATTCTACGGACTATCTATCTTATACACAATTCTCGTAATCATTGCAGTGGTCCAGATTTAA
- a CDS encoding succinate dehydrogenase/fumarate reductase iron-sulfur subunit, giving the protein MVNLEKMTIEVLRYNPEADSEPHLDRYEVPYDSQTSLLDALGFIKDELEPELSYRWSCRMAICGSCGMMVNGKPKLACKTFLRDYSGFMRIEPLANFPIERDLVVDLSHFMDSLEAIKPYIIDNKAPQGQRTKQTPSQLEKYRQFSMCINCGLCYAACPQFGLNPEFIGPAAITLAHRYNLDNRDNGREERMKLLSSKNGVWSCTFVGYCSEVCPKHVGPASAVNQGKLESAKDYVISMIKPR; this is encoded by the coding sequence ATGGTAAATTTAGAGAAAATGACCATCGAAGTACTACGCTATAACCCCGAAGCAGATAGCGAACCACATTTGGATAGATATGAAGTGCCTTATGACAGCCAAACCTCACTATTAGATGCACTTGGTTTTATCAAAGATGAATTAGAGCCAGAGCTTTCATATCGCTGGTCTTGCCGTATGGCGATCTGTGGGTCTTGCGGTATGATGGTAAATGGCAAACCGAAATTGGCGTGTAAGACATTTTTACGCGATTACAGTGGATTTATGCGAATTGAACCGCTCGCTAATTTCCCGATTGAGCGTGACTTAGTGGTTGATTTAAGCCATTTTATGGATAGTCTCGAAGCAATTAAGCCATATATTATTGATAATAAAGCACCACAAGGGCAACGTACTAAACAAACTCCTTCACAATTAGAAAAATATCGCCAGTTCTCAATGTGTATTAACTGTGGCTTATGTTATGCAGCTTGCCCTCAATTTGGTTTAAATCCTGAGTTTATTGGTCCAGCAGCAATTACATTGGCTCATCGCTATAACCTTGATAACCGTGATAACGGTCGTGAAGAGCGAATGAAATTGCTCAGCAGCAAAAATGGGGTGTGGAGTTGTACTTTCGTAGGCTACTGCTCAGAAGTTTGTCCGAAACACGTCGGACCCGCCTCAGCAGTGAACCAAGGCAAACTAGAAAGTGCGAAAGATTATGTTATCTCAATGATTAAACCGAGATAG
- the rpsT gene encoding 30S ribosomal protein S20 translates to MANIKSAKKRAVQSEKRRQHNASQRSMMRTFIKKVYAAVAAGDKAVAQAAFVEMQKVVDRMASKGLIHANKAANHKSKLSAQIKKLA, encoded by the coding sequence TTGGCTAATATCAAGTCAGCAAAAAAACGTGCGGTTCAATCTGAAAAACGCCGCCAACACAATGCAAGCCAACGCTCAATGATGCGTACATTCATTAAAAAAGTATACGCAGCAGTAGCAGCAGGCGATAAAGCAGTGGCTCAAGCTGCTTTCGTTGAAATGCAAAAAGTCGTAGACCGTATGGCGTCTAAAGGCTTAATCCACGCTAACAAAGCCGCTAACCACAAATCTAAATTGAGCGCGCAAATCAAAAAATTAGCGTAA
- the murJ gene encoding murein biosynthesis integral membrane protein MurJ → MSKKLLRSGMIVSGMTLISRVLGLIRDIVVATILGTGVSADIFLFANRIPNFLRRLFAEGAFSKAFVPVLAEYNADNDLGKTREFIAKVSGTLGGLVTIVTLVAMMASPVVAALFGTGWFLDWLDDGPNAEKFTQASFLLKITFPYLWFISFVALSGAVLNTIGKFGVMAFSPVLLNVAIIGVALLGRDYFESPDIALAWGVFLGGLLQFLFQIPFMKKEGLLVKPKWAWKDEGVTKVRKLMIPALFGVSVTQLNLLLNQVIASFLITGSISWMYYADRLIEFPLGLFGIAISTVVLPSLSRIAKNKEITELQRSENFQNTIDWGVRMVLLFGIPAMIGMVVLAQPIIMTMFMRGKFGFEDVLATSYPLYVMCLGLNSYMLISVLANGFYANQNTKTPVKVGIIAAISNIFFGLAFAPFWGYIGLALASACSALVNISLLYFHLSKSGYYQVSRQTMIFVLKLLIAACVMGSLVGYFTPEIKLWSLMTIWQKIYWLVWLMILAAGSYFAAIIALGIRKKEFKAAE, encoded by the coding sequence ATGAGCAAGAAACTTTTAAGATCAGGAATGATCGTAAGCGGAATGACCTTGATCTCACGTGTGTTGGGGTTAATTCGCGATATTGTGGTAGCCACCATTTTGGGTACAGGCGTAAGTGCAGATATTTTCTTGTTTGCCAACCGTATTCCTAATTTTCTCCGTCGTTTGTTTGCTGAAGGTGCCTTTTCGAAAGCTTTTGTGCCAGTGTTGGCAGAATATAATGCGGATAACGATTTGGGTAAAACCAGAGAATTCATCGCCAAAGTATCGGGTACATTGGGAGGATTAGTAACTATTGTTACCCTTGTAGCAATGATGGCCTCTCCTGTGGTTGCAGCCTTGTTTGGCACCGGCTGGTTTTTAGATTGGCTTGATGATGGACCTAATGCAGAAAAATTTACCCAAGCCTCGTTTTTGTTGAAAATCACCTTCCCTTATTTGTGGTTTATTAGTTTTGTGGCATTGTCGGGTGCGGTACTGAATACTATTGGGAAATTTGGTGTTATGGCATTTTCGCCTGTGTTGCTGAATGTGGCGATTATTGGCGTAGCGTTACTCGGAAGAGATTATTTTGAGTCGCCTGACATTGCCCTTGCTTGGGGCGTGTTTTTAGGCGGTTTGTTGCAATTTTTATTTCAAATTCCCTTTATGAAAAAGGAAGGATTGCTGGTTAAACCAAAGTGGGCGTGGAAAGATGAGGGTGTTACCAAAGTGCGTAAATTAATGATTCCAGCCTTATTTGGGGTTTCAGTTACACAATTAAATTTATTACTCAACCAAGTGATAGCTTCATTTTTGATTACAGGTTCAATTAGCTGGATGTATTACGCAGACCGCTTAATTGAGTTTCCGCTTGGTTTATTTGGTATTGCGATTTCAACGGTTGTGTTGCCTAGCCTTTCTCGTATTGCAAAAAATAAAGAGATAACTGAATTACAACGTAGTGAAAACTTTCAAAATACAATCGACTGGGGAGTGCGAATGGTGTTGTTGTTTGGCATTCCAGCTATGATCGGAATGGTGGTTCTAGCACAGCCGATTATTATGACGATGTTTATGCGAGGTAAATTTGGATTTGAAGATGTGCTGGCAACCTCTTATCCACTCTATGTAATGTGCTTAGGCTTAAATAGCTATATGTTGATTAGCGTGTTAGCAAATGGCTTCTATGCTAACCAAAATACGAAAACACCAGTAAAAGTAGGCATTATTGCGGCTATCAGTAATATCTTTTTTGGGTTGGCGTTTGCTCCGTTTTGGGGTTATATCGGATTGGCATTAGCATCTGCTTGTTCTGCTCTGGTGAATATCAGCTTACTGTATTTCCACTTATCAAAAAGTGGTTACTACCAAGTAAGCCGCCAGACGATGATTTTTGTCTTAAAACTTTTGATCGCGGCTTGTGTAATGGGCTCATTGGTTGGTTATTTTACGCCAGAGATTAAGCTTTGGTCATTAATGACTATATGGCAGAAAATATATTGGCTAGTTTGGTTGATGATTTTAGCTGCAGGCAGTTATTTTGCGGCAATTATCGCGTTAGGTATTCGTAAAAAAGAGTTTAAGGCTGCTGAATAA